Proteins from a genomic interval of Excalfactoria chinensis isolate bCotChi1 chromosome 21, bCotChi1.hap2, whole genome shotgun sequence:
- the H2AX gene encoding histone H2AX produces the protein MSGRGKSGGKARAKAKSRSSRAGLQFPVGRVHRLLRRGHYAERVGAGAPVYLAAVLEYLTAEILELAGNAARDNKKTRIIPRHLQLAVRNDEELNKLLGGVTIAQGGVLPNIQAVLLPKKTAGGAASPAKAGKKGGGQQSQEY, from the coding sequence ATGTCCGGCCGCGGCAAGAGTGGCGGTAAGGCCCGAGCGAAGGCCAAGTCCCGTTCTTCCCGGGCCGGGCTGCAGTTCCCGGTCGGGCGCGTGCACCGGCTGCTGCGGCGCGGGCATTACGCGGAGCGGGTGGGCGCCGGCGCGCCCGTGTACCTGGCGGCCGTGCTGGAGTACCTGACGGCCGAGATCCTGGAGCTGGCGGGAAACGCGGCGCGCGACAACAAGAAGACGCGCATCATCCCGCGCCACCTGCAGCTGGCCGTGCGCAACGACGAGGAGCTCAACAAGCTGCTGGGCGGCGTCACCATCGCGCAGGGCGGCGTGCTGCCCAACATCCAGGCCGTGCTGCTGCCCAAGAAGACGGCCGGCGGCGCCGCCAGCCCGGCCAAGGCCGGCAAGAAGGGCGGCGGGCAGCAGTCGCAGGAATACTAG